TTTAGTTACATATTTGTTTAATCTTGTTCATGGGCTATAAACTTGCAACAGATGAATCAAAGTACTCATGTACTCATGTACTATGATAGATCAATATGAATATGAGTTGATAAGTTGTGCAAGCGCCCATATGATAAATGTGGTGGGTGTCTCTCAGATGACATGTATGCTGTGCAACTAATAGACTAACTGCTTTTCATTAACTTTACCAATAAATAATGCAAAGTTAAATGATCGTGTGGTCTAGGTATTAACATATGTTCCCATTGACTTTCAGCAACACTTCTCCTCATGGTAACCTGGTTATATATTGCTAAAGTTGGCATACCACCCGCTAACCAAGATGACAACTATATTCTGCGAGCAGGTCCTGTTGGGAAGCTACCATCTGCCACAAGGGTTTTCTTTCATCCTGATGGGGATATGTTTGCTATTCTCGGTAATGATCTGTACAGAGGATCTTTGCCATCAGAGCAAGGCCAGGAATGGTTCGATGTTGCCGAAAAAGTGGGCACAGATGACTGGGGCAGCACCAGATTTACCCTCTTTGATCCCAATGGTGATATGTATGTAGTAACAGACAAAGGAGATTTATACAGAGGCCCAGCTCCAACCAATAGATTGAGTTCCTGGTTCTTTCGTGAAGCAAACAGAATAGCAGTTGGTGTGTGGAATGAAGCAAATGCTGTGTTCTTTGATGCTCGAGGCACTCTGTTTGCAATTATGCAAGATGGCCTCCTTATGAAGAGAAACCCACCAACAGACCTCCAGGATGACTGGTTTGCGACAGCAATACCTGTTGGAAATGAGAACTGGCTTCAGTACACTCTCTTCATAGCTTTCGGCCCCAAAGGATCACTTTGGTCTATCAGTGAACCCTCAGGAGACCTGTATAAATGGTCACCTGAAGCCATAGATACCAATTTTCCCCATAAGGATGCCGAGTACATGGGCTCAGGCTATAATGCGGGCCTTTTCTATGCCTTCACTGTTGATAAAAGCATTAGAAGCATTGAGAGCTTGGAATTTCTCCCTACTGATGGTACAATTGTATCCAACGATCCTATGGTGCTGAAAAGCCAAACATATACAAACTCGGGTGATACCCCACTCAGCTACTACTTCACGTAAGTAAAACCTTCAGGTAGATCCGATAAATGTTGCTATACATGAGGTGTCTTCAGAATGAGAAGTTCTATGGGTGCCATGCATGTCTATAACAGGACAAAAACAATTCAGCTCTGGCATTTAAAGGCTGTGCATTGCCAGTACAAGGGGGTAGAGCTAGAGGCTGCATGTTATGTTATCACCAATGACACGTACACTGCCCAAAGAGGAAACGTCAGTTTGCTGCCCCTCTAAGGCAGCCCATGTGCAGAATTCTGCTGAAGAACTCTGGGATAGTGAAAAATCCCTTTGATTTAATAGAGTGAATTTAATGGTCTGAGCTTCCTCTGCATTTGCTGGGGACTTCTTTATGACGTTCCCATAAGTGGAATACAGAGTGACGGGGTTGGTAAAGGATTCCAAAAGagtaaacgcaggcaacactccagcAGTAAGGAtggtgtggcaaaactagccacttaagacTGTATTTGCTTAAATGTGTTTCTGTAGCTTTAAGGTTGTTAGAACCAAGTGTATTCCTGTATATGTATTTCATGCGAACAAAAccattcgtatgctggcggcatgaaagccaccagcattcatacagtagttCACGAACAgcgaatttcaacactgttcgtgaaacgaacaaactgccgaatgggagaccacacacaggaggtcgtgtggctcccattaaatattGAAACATTGTTGCCATCGGTAATTAgagagattcagggtggccgccgttcggctaccgaccatgcagcggtctgccatcttggatcctttgttagcccagcggtatttggtcttcgagcgcctggaactaaaatcggctactcaacggcacgaatactgctggacttccaagccgttttGGAGTCCCGGTCCTTCAGTAGTTTGTTCCTCTACTGTCAATCGGTACTTTGAATATAACTTGGAAATAATATGTATTTCGTGCAGCGTTCGGTTAGTTGtactgggatctgagcggtactttcacaaaATGTGCgcccagaccccagctatctaccgaacatccATTCGTTTAAATAAAGTGAATAATGTTCTAGttatgcattttcatgtaaaatattggttctgctgcacggaggcagggccgtctttaacatggggcattaatgggacatttaatgtggataagtgcaagataatgcatcttggacgtaaaaacccaagggcagagtacagaatatttgatagagtcctaacctcaacatctgaggaaagggatttaggggtgattatttctgaggacttaaaggtagacagacaatgtaatagagcagcaggaaatgctagcagaatgcttggttgtatagggagaggtattagcagtagaaagagggaagttctcatgccattgtacagaacactggtgagacctcacttggagtactgtacacagtactggagaccatatcttcagaaggatattgataccttacagagagttcaaagaagggctactaaactggttcatggattgcaggataaaacttaccaggaaaggttaaaggatcttaacatgtatagcttggtggaaagacgagacaggggggatatgatagaaacatttaaatacataaagggaatcaacacagtaaaggaggagactatatttaaaagaagaaaaactaccacaacaagaggatatagtctaaaattagagggacaaaggtttaaaaataatatcaggaagtattactttactgagagggtagtggatgcatggaatagccttccagctgaagtggtagaggttaacacagtaaaggagtttaagcatgcgtgggataggcataagctatcctaactataagataatgccagggactaatgaaagtatttagaaaactgggcagactagatgggctgaatggttcttatctgccgtcacattctatgtttctatgtttccatggggcaaacggggcagctgcccttggccctgtccctgctggggggcctaaggcagctgccccgtttgccctctgcccgcaaactatgggggcccatcgggtggcccatgcacttagtgcCACCTGGTGggtctgtgtcagcaggggcccagtcgggcgatgtggcgctttaacagcgctacCAGGCCCTTGCTTTTCCGTagcactgggaggaagtaacagcgcaggaggaaggagctgttccggagggggccaggcTGGGAGCGAGCTTTACTCCCAGCCACCcgagccagcccactggaccccaggaaagccaccatccaggaaaaggtaagaaactggagggttgatatgaaattttgcatgagtgtctgagtgtcagtatgtatgtatgtgtgtatgtctgtctgtcagtgtatgtctgccagtatgtctgtcagtgtgtctgtgtgtgtgagagtctgtcagtgtatgtgtgtatgtctgtctgtgtggttcagtatgtttgtatgtgtgcatgtctgtcagtgtgtcagtatgtctgtgtgtgtgtgtgtcagtgtctgtgtggttcagtatgtgtgtatgtgtgtttcagtatgtctgcctgtgtgtatgtgtgccagaatgtctgtctgtgtatatgtctgtcagtgtgtcagtatgtatgtgtgtgtgagtctgtcagtgtctgtgtggttcagtatgtatgcgtgtatgtgtgtttcagtatgactGTCTaggagtgtcaaaatgtctgtatgtgtgtatgtctgtcagtgtatgtgtgtatgtatgtttcagtatgtctctctgtgtgtatgtgtgtcagtatgtctatgtgtgagtctgtcagtgtcagtgtggttctgtatgtctgtatttgtcaaaatgtctgtgtgtatgtgtgtttcagtatgtccgtctgtctgtgtatatgtgccagtatgtctgtcagtgtatctgtatatctgtgtgagtccgtcagtgtctgtcagaatgtgtctctcaatattctagtgggagtatccctctcgtacagcagtgcatgatgggagaaatgtccaggttgttaagttctccatgtagtcccctactgtacaacccctgtaatgcatggggaatcccataaatactgtgacctgtgattaaaagctcagttgactcccagcctatgtgtcgtctagttcttgggaaggaaggattcttacaatgctaccgggattattgtatgctgtatttatttgcctggattattttttgctgttcctgttacccagcggtgATACTATGGATTATACTACCACTCCGCTACAGATGGTATTTTTATTATCGGGTGAACCACCCCACAGAAAGTGCAACGTTTTGCTCAGCAGAGCCTTCATCATGAGTATGGATAACAAAGTGCAAATGTAACCATATATAAACCCACAACCAATGAATTCATCAATagtaataaaaacacatttatttaaatgACATACATAATATCAGTAGTAAAACATGACATAGAGTTTGTCAAAGCATGAAGCATTATGGCTAAATCTAAGAATATATGGCATGGAATTTGACAAGGCATAAGGTAATATGTCTAAATGTTAAAGCCATCAATATAAAAGTTATATCCAGTAAACCAACTTAAATTAAAATTAGGGCCATCTTAATCAATATGCTACAGATTGTAAAAGCAATAAATCTATAACACACGTTCGAATCTAAGGAAATCACATCTAATGCATTGTAAACTGGCCATTATcctaatatttataaaaaaaataaaaatctatctaCATATCGCCTCGAAACAGGTCATGTACAATATGTGAATAATATAGGCAAATAGACGCTGTGTTTTCTGAGTCAAATTCTCCCCATGTGAAGCCGCCACAATCCTGGTGGACACAAAGAGTTGTGTGTGAGGTAAAGGATTGTGTGTGAGAAGGCAGCCTGTGGTTTTACATGCATTTTAAAAAGCTGCTCGTTGTGATTAGTCTGAACGAGTCAGTTTGGAAAGGGCAGATAGTGGTGTAGTGTTTCTGGTCAtgtggctgtagtgtgggggcaaGAGGGGTTAGAGTAcaagctatatttatatatttagcaaACAAAACTAGCTTTATATTCCATGTGTCTTAGCTTGGACCAGGGATCCTTTGTTGTCCTTTGTTGTCCAGTGGGAGATGTTCCCCCTCTGGGagcatactgcttttaagtcaCAGAACAGATTGTTTCTGTGGTAAATATCTGCAACATTCTGATACATTAGAAGGAGCAGTGAATGTGGTTCGGGCCTGTTCCTGATGCCCAGTCTGGGCCTGGCTCCATGTACAACTTCGAAATTAGTTAACGAAGGCAGACTAAGCCGCTATTTCCAGAATTTATCTGGTATACTTCtcatcagtggcgtactaaggggggggcggggggggcggtccgccccgggtgccactcagcaggggggtgccaggttctgtacctcctgctctcccgcagctccggcagaccggcgctcagtcagtgagtcagagcgtaaggaggggattcccagcctgtgttctgattcacactgagctgcagggaggctatttcggagtgtaccagcagggggaGCAGAACCAGGTTGCTCCCCCGCGGTCACTCTGTACAGATCCCCTGCACCTGCTGCCTGCCTGGGAAGGAGCTGCTGCCCATGCACCCTTCTAAATGGTAAGTAACTATtataccccccctgccctataccccattgccattataacccccctgccattaaatcaccacccctcctgccctatacccccctgccattatatcaccacccctcctgccctatacccccctgccattataccgccaccctccctgccctgtacccccctgccattatatcacccccctgccattatatcaccccccctgccattatatcaccccccctgccctatacccccctgccattaaatcacccccccgccattatatcaccaccaccccgccctatacccccctgccattaaatcaccccctgccattatatcaccaccccccttgccctataccccctgccattaaatcaccccctgccattataacccccctccctgccctgtacccccctgccattatatcaccaccccctgccattataacccccctccctgccctgtaccccctgccattatatcaccaccccctgccattataacccccctccctgccctgtaccccctgccattatatcacccccactgccctataccccctgccattatatcaccccacctgccctatacccccctgccattatatcaccacccccctgccctatacccccctgccattataccgccaccctccctgccctgtacccccctgccattataccacgaccctccctgccctgtacccccctgccattataccaccaccctccctgccctatacccccctgccattataccacca
Above is a genomic segment from Pelobates fuscus isolate aPelFus1 chromosome 6, aPelFus1.pri, whole genome shotgun sequence containing:
- the LOC134565990 gene encoding tachylectin-2-like — translated: MATPATLLLMVTWLYIAKVGIPPANQDDNYILRAGPVGKLPSATRVFFHPDGDMFAILGNDLYRGSLPSEQGQEWFDVAEKVGTDDWGSTRFTLFDPNGDMYVVTDKGDLYRGPAPTNRLSSWFFREANRIAVGVWNEANAVFFDARGTLFAIMQDGLLMKRNPPTDLQDDWFATAIPVGNENWLQYTLFIAFGPKGSLWSISEPSGDLYKWSPEAIDTNFPHKDAEYMGSGYNAGLFYAFTVDKSIRSIESLEFLPTDGTIVSNDPMVLKSQTYTNSGDTPLSYYFTFSKILKAFSTFSLKDGYTYKVGAKVTVAAEVPFIDEQDGEISIKPGTSRIWNIAGTNDIETPFSSITDVTVPPHTSICVSASVTKVVMEVPFSAKATTVFGYVTTVEGMWKGEGHYGMSVSQENCSPVST